A window of Macaca thibetana thibetana isolate TM-01 chromosome 7, ASM2454274v1, whole genome shotgun sequence genomic DNA:
CAGGGGCACCATCTATAGACCTCTCCTGGAACTCTGTGCTGCCTGGGGCCACTGCCTACTCCCTTGCCCCTTCCTTCCTAGAACACCTACCCACCATGACACCTGTACCTTCCTCTCTCTACCTCTTCCACTCTGGCCTTGGTTACTGATCCCACAACTCACCTGCGTACCTGCTCCTCACCATCCTGGACACTCTGGTTTACCAGGCTGCGCAGCACATGGCGGGCATGCCCGGGCCCCAGACCTGCTGCTGGCCAGCTATCCTCCAGGGCCTGGATCTGAGATGGGGAAGGTTAGCTCGCACTGGGGTCACTGTGGGGTTCTTGCAGGGAGGGGCCACTGAGAGACATGCCATTGACTCTCGTCCCCACTAGCAGAAGATGGGCCAGTCAAATAAAGAAGATGATTCTCATACCTGGTGAGGGCTGAGCTGCAGAAAGCTCTccagagggaggtgggggaggaggggcagcACTGCCCACAGCAGCTCCTGGGGCCAGGCAGGCACTTCCCCAAACAGTTCAGGGGCCAGCAGACGCTTTGCCAGAGCCTCCTTCTGTTCAGGCCTCATTCCTGGGCTGTAATCCCGGATGGCAGCCAGGCTACGAGGAGTAATGGGTCTTAACCCTTTGTCTTCTTCCAAACTGTGTTCCCCTGACCCTCTGTAGTCCTGCTGTCTAGATAGGAAGGAGACTCTccctgtctttgttttgtttttttgttaagatggagtctcgctctgttgcccaggctggagtgcagtggcgcgatcttggctcactgcaacctctgcctcccaggttcaagttatcttcctgcctcagcctcccaagtagctgggactacaggcgcccaccaccaagccaggctaatttttgtattttagtagagacaaggtttcaccacattggccagagaACTCCTGaactagtgatctgcctgcctcggcctcccaaagtgctgggattacaggtgtgagccaccacgcccggcctctcccTGGTTTTATAGAGAGGACCTCTCTGATCCTTTTGTAGTTCATTAGCATCATGACTGGGTTTTCACACTCAGGTATGAGATGCGCCTCTCTCAAACCTTGTTACGATGTTGGCACATTACCTATCtggcatgaaagaaaaaaacaggagctCCGGAAGGAGCCGCTCCAGCTGGATGGGGTTGGCCTGACCCTGACAGGAGCAGGAGGAGTGGTACAGGAACCTTACACACTGTCGTTGACTAACAGGGATGGTGGGAAGCGCATCAGGTCAGAGACAGCCAAGAAAGGGATGAGTGGTGACAGGTCAATGAAGAGCTGGGAGGTGAGGCGCGGGTACCGCTGGAGCAGCAGGGCTGTCAGGCGACCCAGGGCCTGCTCCTCGGATGGTGGTACCTGTGGGGACACAGGAATGGATTCTGCCTCTGGAGATGCTCAGTATCCCTGCCACTTCCTCTCTGGAGTTCCTCCTCCCACTAAGGCAAGCCCTCTGAACACTAGGCTCCAGGTGCCCTTGCTCCCCTCTTTCTCTATGCTCACCTGCAGCTTCCCCTGCAGCATGAGTGTCAGGAAGCCCTGTGCAGCCTCCCTCTCTGCTGAAAGCACCAGCTGCTGGAGGTTTTCTGGGGGCATATGCAGGTATGCCTGTGAACAGGAGGTCATGGTGGGTATGGCCTCACAGGGCAGGGACCTCTGGCCATGGCTGTCACCCAGCCCACCCATGGGCCCTCCACCTGTTACCTGCACTAGAATCTGCAGGGCCCAAACACTCTTTTCCCTCTGGAGCAGATCCCACAGCACAGGCTGGTGGGAAGAAAGACAATATGCCAACAGAGctgtcttctctgtctctcctgcagCTCCCCCAGGCTTTCCAACTCCACTTGCTGGGATGCTCGTCCTTCATCTCAACTGTGATTCTTCAGATATTAAGCTCTTTTAGGTCCAGGATCATATCTCTAATTTCTCTTGTACCCTCTCCCATGCCAGGTCCATAGCTGGATCAATTAATACTTGCAGACCTGAACCAAATACTATGAGACCATCTAATTCCATTTTACTGGGCCCAGGGCTTGAAAAAAATGGAGCCCCAAAATGGAGTAAGGAATCTTTATATATCCTACAGAACCTAGCAAAGTGCCTTGCATATAATAGGCATTCAGTGAATGAATTATGGTGTTTAACATATTCCCACCCCTCCATTCTACAGAGtaaaaactgaagcccagaaaaactaaatgaaattgcttgcctaagatcacactaATTTGTGGCACAGTTGAACCTAGAACCAAAGTTTTCTGATTGGTAGTGTCCCTGAATCTTTCTCATTCCTGCCTTATCTTCCTGTATTCTGCCAGCCTCCAATTCTCAatctctaggaaaaaaatcaagagtcCTCTAACttgatcctttttctttctggtgCAGAAAGCAAAGAGCCTAAAAGAATAACAAGGTAATATTTATTGCACGCTTGTGTATCATGCACTGTGCTAAGCCCACAGCATGTATTATCTCATATACCAGTATCATCCCTAGTTTATAAATGAGACGAGAAAAATAttgctcagagaagttaaataactcatTCAAGGCTGGTCACAGAACCAAGATATAAATCCAAGCCTGTGTGACTCTAGAGCTGTGTGCTTCAACTACTACCCCACACTACTGCCTCTGAGTACACGAGGAATTCCCCTGGAGGGCCTTCTCACTGTTCTAGGAGCTTTCCCTCTGGCAGAGCACTCACACTAAAGCAGGCCAGCAGTTCCATCTTGCTTATACCAGAGCTGGGGTTGACAGTGGGTTCCAAGCCTGGTGGGGTTGGCTGCTCCTCCTCTTGTTCCAGGTATTCCCCAATTGTCCGTAGCACACTGCGCCGGCCCTCTGGGCGAAAGGCATCCCAGAAGGAGCAGTTGTCCGGGAGACTGGAGAGCAGTAGGGCCCGACCCAGCATCCCCTGGGCCTCAGCGCCCCCAGCCCCTGGACCCAAGAGGAAGGTCAGCAGGCGGAGGAGATAGTGTAGGCGTGTGGGGTGAGCAATGGCTGGCACAGAGGACTGACAGCGTGGCAACTGGGATAGCATGCCAAGGAGGAAGGGGCCAGGGGTCAGACAGAGTGGGGATGGTCCCAGTGGTGGCAGAGAGGGCAGAAGGGGGCCCAGCAGCCCTTCTAGGAAGCAAGTGTCATTGCCCCCACGGCTTGTCCGGCACTGGCCTGCTAGCCAAGGCCAGAAGGGCACCAGGGCCTCATACATGGTGTCATTGGCACAGACCATCACCAGGAAGCTGCCCCCATCTGGGCAGCATTCCCCACAGGGTCCAATGTGGCAGGGTGGGAAAGCAGTGACATCTGGGGTGGGGCCCTGGCACACATGCTGGACCCAAGCCTGGTTGCTGGGGGGCACAGCCTGTAGACTTGCCTCCCCACACAGTCGCTCAGCCCACAGAGTCTCGTTCTCCAAGAAGCAGCCCCAAAAGATGTCTGGGGTGAGGGGAACAGGGGGCAGGCCTTCAGGGCAGCTGGTAGGGGGTGGGAGCAGGCCAGCACAGAGCCGCTTCACCAGGCGGCGGTTGGAGCCAGACAGGGCTGAAAAGGAGAGGTTACTACAGATCGCATTCAAAAACTCATCAGGAAACTGGTCATGACAGGCCTGTAGCCAGCCTTGGGCACCTGGTGCCCATGAGACTGCATACCACACAGCGGTCTGGCAGATGGCAATGGTGCTGGGAGGGGGCTGTGGAGTGACAGGCTTGGTGTGTTGGCAGAGCAAGTGGATGGAGAAGTTGGAACTGCTGTAGGGTGGTGCTGGGCCTGAGTGGTTCTCACAGAGGGCCTCCACAGTGATGGCTCGCCGTTGGCATGGGCTGAtgtgggctgagggctgaggaGCTCTGGGCAGAGGCACACCTGCACTCAGGCAGTGAAGGAGGGCAGGGGGGGGGGGTGGTGATCCAGACAGAAAGCCCAGCGCCTGGACATCCCAGGAAAGGTTGTGCCGGACGCCCCTGGGTGCAGAGGGAGGAGCAGGCAGGATCTGGTCAGTTCACATTTCCTCTGGCTGAAGATTCTGACCCTGACCCAGAGCCCTCAAGGGGCATGGCAAGCATAGGCTTTTCTACAAGTGAGGTCCCTGAGAGTTTAGGCATTACTGGTTGAAATGCTGCCACAGGGCAAAAAGGAGAGAGCTGCCCCGCCAAGCTCCAAAATCACCTAGGAGAAGCCCCAGTTGGAATGCTTTCTGTCCACCTGGCTCccttctgtttcctttcttcatATGCTTTCAGATAGCTTACACACAACCCTCAGCGGGCCTCCCGTTAAGAAATCTGCTCAGCAACTCAATATGTCTAACTATGCTCTGGCACTGTCGTACTGAAGTAGGAGGAGGGTAGAGGAATCCAGCTGTGTCCTTATTTTccaaatcccatctttactagcTAACATTATTAAGCACTATGTGCCAGCACTGTTTTAAGTTGTTTGCACACACagtatcaactcatttaatcgGGTGCAACAACTCTGTGGTAACTAatattatcattctcattttataaatggggaaactgaggtatagaAAGATTAtgtaacctgcccaaggtcatatgGCTAGGAAGACGTGGAGCTGGGACACCAACCCAGACAGTCACACTCCAAACCCACTAAACCACACTCCTCCCATCAGTTTTCCTCTCTAGAGGCTGATGTCAACAGTTCTCCACCTCTAGATTTTCCAGGCCCAATCCCTCAGAACTGGTCCCCTCTTACTTACCATAAGAGCAGCTGTTGAAGGTTACCTAGGAGAGAAGGAATAAGGAAGAGAACTACTCCAATTTCACTTTCCTTGCCCTGCCacatcccagccccagccctggccacACTCACCTCCCTGGCACTGCCCATTGGCATCAGGCTCTGGCTGCCCCAGAATGGAAAAGACCTCATCCTGCAGGGAGTGAGTGACACGGAGCAGCCCCTCCTGAAAGGCAGCATAGAGGGGGGCCCCCACTGTGCGTAGCAGACCGCCCCAAAGCGCCTCCTCGGACCCGAGCTCCCCTGTTGGGGTAAGCAAACCCAACAGACCCTGCAAAAAGTGAGGAGCTGCCTCCCTCCCATAGAGGCCTGTGGCATTGGTGGGATCCACACTGGGCTGCACCTGCACCAGAGCTTGCCAGCGTGTGCCCTCTAACAACAGCAGCAGAGAAGGCAACCAGTCAGCAGCCAGGACACAGTCAGAGGGCCCATTACGGGTGCATGGGGGCCGAGTTGGGGTA
This region includes:
- the LOC126959798 gene encoding LOW QUALITY PROTEIN: stereocilin-like (The sequence of the model RefSeq protein was modified relative to this genomic sequence to represent the inferred CDS: inserted 2 bases in 2 codons), which translates into the protein MALSLWPLLLLLLLLSFAVTLAPXGPQSLDPGLSFLKSLLSTLDQASQGSLSHSRFSTFLANISSSFEPGRMGEGPVGEPPPLQPPAFQLHDFLVTLTGSPDWEPMLGLLGDLLALLGQEQTLRDFLVHQAGVLGGLVEVLLGALVPGGPPTPTRPPCTRNGPSDCVLAADWLPSLLLLLEGTRWQALVQVQPSVDPTNATGLYGREAAPHFLQGLLGLLTPTGELGSEEALWGGLLRTVGAPLYAAFQEGLLRVTHSLQDEVFSILGQPEPDANGQCQGGNLQQLLLWGVRHNLSWDVQALGFLSGSPPPPPALLHCLSAGVPLPRAPQPSAHISPCQRRAITVEALCENHSGPAPPYSSSNFSIHLLCQHTKPVTPQPPPSTIAICQTAVWYAVSWAPGAQGWLQACHDQFPDEFLNAICSNLSFSALSGSNRRLVKRLCAGLLPPPTSCPEGLPPVPLTPDIFWGCFLENETLWAERLCGEASLQAVPPSNQAWVQHVCQGPTPDVTAFPPCHIGPCGECCPDGGSFLVMVCANDTMYEALVPFWPWLAGQCRTSRGGNDTCFLEGLLGPLLPSLPPLGPSPLCLTPGPFLLGMLSQLPRCQSSVPAIAHPTRLHYLLRLLTFLLGPGAGGAEAQGMLGRALLLSSLPDNCSFWDAFRPEGRRSVLRTIGEYLEQEEEQPTPPGLEPTVNPSSGISKMELLACFSPVLWDLLQREKSVWALQILVQAYLHMPPENLQQLVLSAEREAAQGFLTLMLQGKLQVPPSEEQALGRLTALLLQRYPRLTSQLFIDLSPLIPFLAVSDLMRFPPSLLVNDSVLAAIRDYSPGMRPEQKEALAKRLLAPELFGEVPAWPQELLWAVLPLLPHLPLESFLQLSPHQIQALEDSWPAAGLGPGHARHVLRSLVNQSVQDGEEQVRRLGPLACFLSPEELQSLVPLSDPMGPVERGLLECAANGTLSPEGRVAYELLGVLRSSGGAVLSPRELQVWAPLFPQLGLRFLQELSEPQLRAMLPAXQGASVTPAQAVLLLGRLLPRHDLSLEELCSLHLLLPGLSPQTLQAIPRRVLVGACSCLAPELSRLSACQTAALLQTFRVKDGVKNMGTTGAGPAVCVPGQVSVRSPS